From the Comamonas odontotermitis genome, one window contains:
- a CDS encoding helix-turn-helix transcriptional regulator: protein MAILTTYTRMPAVKAAVGMCERSIYQLCANGLLPQPVKLGRRASAWPSHEIEAVTAARAAGADDSAIRDLVKQLHAARAERWANMQSTLAVPTAPTAVII, encoded by the coding sequence ATGGCGATTCTTACCACCTACACCCGCATGCCTGCCGTGAAGGCGGCAGTTGGCATGTGTGAACGCTCAATCTACCAACTCTGCGCTAATGGCCTCTTACCTCAACCCGTTAAGCTTGGTCGACGCGCGTCTGCATGGCCATCGCATGAGATAGAGGCAGTCACCGCAGCACGTGCCGCCGGAGCTGATGATTCGGCAATCCGTGATCTAGTAAAGCAACTGCATGCTGCACGCGCCGAGCGCTGGGCGAACATGCAAAGCACGTTGGCTGTACCTACCGCCCCCACCGCTGTAATTATTTAA
- a CDS encoding phage/plasmid primase, P4 family, with product MIPIHYSLGRSARDINPQQLQVANFFELYKAFTTNLPDIHPPTGKSELSKWKAIAPLPNFAASMGGDGRRCAANAQPSPLLVFDIDGVSGWDLFKNLIAAVRSIGPAFGWTTFSHKPETPRARIIMLLSRAAKDSETKRLALVMNQHLSEVLGVNVGPGNDCAIKIDPAQQNASQIAFLPVKGATIIELRNADLPPLDVDIWLAATAKNDGETTIPALVQRKSMVARPVTSTKPSHDLVDHIHRALYLLNKRDPDAVEQYSKWIRVNMALKSTGLPDDIIEPIAREWSQLSPKFNANTWIRHWNSLKVEGGITIATLYHLARTHSPTGVDMTAFQGVKRETVDGLDHDCDCAPLGTDDGAACVFLSQHVGRVLFARGRWYIWTGVYWKQDTGAVIALVKAWAKKERDHAADAQAAAIKCDSEDARITAKANLKAASSLLNTQRQKNVLDALANMARRDPLTLDGQPDLLCCTNGIVDLRSGELLSADPEHGFTMCAGVAYDPSATCPRFEQFMGEVFPDPSMQAYMSRFIGYCLTGHMREEVMGIWHGVGANGKSVCGDVLALLLGDFAIPAPASLLVGKSPEHGNASPELARLVGRRLVYVNESREGDRLNDGAIKMMVSTERMTARALYGTPFDFYPTAKIILRTNHRPVIRDGSDGIWRRLHMIPFAQKFDEAKRDEKLIEKLKAEQSGILNWAVSGAKEWYRQGLNPPESVKAAVQRYRSESDVMGEWLQERTIAGGFTAAAQLLTDYVRFSGLRNPPSPKAFSNMLQERGIGSLRGPGGTRGYAITLILTEDAIAAFQQAVFSNAVPPLTY from the coding sequence ATGATTCCTATCCACTACAGCCTGGGTCGCAGCGCGCGTGATATAAACCCGCAGCAGTTGCAAGTTGCCAACTTCTTCGAGTTATATAAAGCATTTACAACTAATCTACCTGATATACACCCGCCAACGGGCAAGAGCGAGCTGAGCAAATGGAAAGCAATAGCACCATTGCCTAATTTCGCAGCTTCGATGGGAGGCGACGGAAGGCGCTGTGCGGCGAACGCACAGCCATCGCCTCTGCTGGTATTTGACATTGACGGTGTGTCTGGTTGGGATTTATTCAAGAATCTGATCGCTGCTGTGCGTAGCATCGGACCGGCATTTGGCTGGACCACCTTTTCACACAAGCCTGAAACACCGCGCGCCCGTATTATTATGCTGCTGAGCCGTGCAGCGAAAGACAGCGAAACTAAGCGCTTAGCGTTGGTAATGAACCAACATCTGTCCGAAGTGCTGGGCGTGAACGTTGGTCCTGGCAATGATTGCGCCATCAAGATCGACCCAGCCCAGCAGAATGCAAGCCAGATTGCGTTTCTGCCGGTGAAGGGCGCAACCATCATCGAATTACGTAACGCTGACTTGCCACCGTTGGACGTCGATATATGGCTAGCTGCAACCGCAAAGAACGACGGCGAGACTACTATCCCTGCGTTGGTTCAGCGCAAATCAATGGTAGCGCGGCCTGTTACCTCTACCAAGCCATCTCACGATTTGGTAGACCATATTCATCGCGCACTGTACTTGCTGAACAAACGCGACCCTGATGCAGTCGAACAGTATTCAAAGTGGATTCGCGTGAATATGGCATTGAAGTCAACAGGCTTGCCTGATGACATCATCGAGCCGATTGCGCGCGAATGGTCACAGCTCAGTCCGAAGTTCAATGCCAATACTTGGATTCGGCACTGGAATTCGCTCAAAGTCGAAGGCGGCATCACAATCGCTACTCTTTATCACTTGGCGAGGACGCACAGCCCGACGGGTGTTGATATGACCGCATTTCAAGGCGTGAAACGTGAAACGGTGGATGGCCTTGACCATGATTGTGACTGCGCACCCCTGGGCACAGATGATGGCGCGGCATGTGTGTTCTTAAGTCAGCACGTGGGTCGCGTCTTATTCGCGCGCGGGCGATGGTATATCTGGACTGGTGTTTACTGGAAACAGGATACAGGGGCGGTTATTGCTTTGGTCAAAGCATGGGCCAAGAAAGAACGTGATCATGCGGCTGATGCTCAGGCTGCAGCGATAAAATGCGATAGCGAGGATGCAAGAATTACCGCAAAAGCTAATCTGAAGGCTGCATCATCATTGCTTAACACCCAGCGACAAAAAAATGTACTGGATGCATTGGCGAACATGGCACGCCGTGATCCGTTAACCCTCGATGGGCAGCCCGATTTACTGTGCTGTACGAACGGCATTGTTGACCTGCGCAGCGGTGAATTGCTATCCGCTGACCCGGAGCACGGATTTACGATGTGCGCAGGTGTGGCTTACGATCCCAGTGCTACATGCCCGCGTTTTGAGCAATTCATGGGCGAAGTGTTTCCGGATCCAAGTATGCAGGCTTACATGAGCCGATTTATCGGCTATTGCCTTACTGGACACATGCGCGAGGAGGTCATGGGTATTTGGCACGGCGTTGGCGCGAACGGGAAAAGCGTTTGTGGCGATGTGCTAGCGCTGCTGTTGGGGGATTTCGCCATTCCTGCTCCCGCTTCGCTGCTGGTGGGTAAGAGCCCTGAGCATGGCAATGCAAGTCCCGAGCTTGCTCGGCTGGTGGGGCGTAGGCTTGTTTATGTCAACGAGTCACGTGAGGGCGACCGGCTCAACGATGGTGCGATCAAGATGATGGTATCGACGGAACGCATGACGGCGCGTGCGCTTTATGGTACGCCCTTTGATTTCTACCCGACTGCAAAAATTATCCTACGGACGAACCATCGACCAGTTATTCGCGATGGCTCAGACGGAATATGGCGACGCTTGCACATGATTCCATTTGCTCAAAAATTTGATGAGGCTAAACGCGACGAGAAGCTGATCGAAAAACTCAAGGCAGAGCAGTCCGGAATCCTGAATTGGGCCGTTAGTGGAGCAAAGGAATGGTATAGGCAGGGGTTGAATCCCCCCGAGTCGGTCAAAGCTGCTGTTCAAAGATACCGGAGCGAGTCTGACGTAATGGGCGAATGGCTGCAAGAACGCACCATAGCGGGAGGCTTTACGGCCGCAGCGCAATTGTTGACAGACTATGTGCGATTCAGCGGGCTCCGAAATCCTCCAAGTCCGAAAGCATTCTCAAACATGCTGCAGGAACGGGGCATTGGATCTCTGCGCGGCCCAGGTGGTACACGAGGGTATGCCATCACTTTGATTCTTACTGAGGATGCCATAGCCGCATTTCAGCAAGCTGTGTTCTCCAATGCAGTACCGCCATTGACTTATTGA
- a CDS encoding helix-turn-helix domain-containing protein, whose translation MQKTLYTREYQQMLKLLQARRALAKVSQVELARRLDWSQADISKCETGVRRLDLVELKLWLEALGGDLAGFVEELYGEPREI comes from the coding sequence ATGCAAAAGACTCTTTACACCCGTGAATACCAGCAGATGCTGAAATTGCTTCAAGCAAGACGAGCCTTAGCCAAGGTCAGCCAAGTAGAGCTCGCGCGTCGGCTGGATTGGAGTCAAGCTGACATCAGTAAGTGTGAGACTGGTGTTCGTAGGCTTGACCTAGTTGAGCTCAAGCTTTGGCTGGAAGCCCTAGGAGGAGACTTAGCCGGATTTGTTGAAGAGCTCTATGGTGAGCCACGTGAGATTTAG